One window of Atribacter laminatus genomic DNA carries:
- a CDS encoding [Fe-Fe] hydrogenase large subunit C-terminal domain-containing protein, whose product MNILSTIKTSCRDCYKCVRHCPVKAIRFSMGHAEIIDERCIKDGRCVLVCPQHAKVIRNDVEVVKNYFENKEFVIASLAPSFVPTFPDIMPGQLFNALKALGFTVVRETAEAAELVALEHARLVKEGNKAIITSSCPAINALIYKYYPQHISYLAPIVSPMVAHARLLKKEFEGQHPRVVFIGPCIAKKAEREESEIIDEVDVALTFDELKEWLIQENIDINQFPIESEDLSSVQWARAFPVEGGLLKTGEFDTGILSQESVVITGIERCQRFLDDFEKEKEGLKMVEMMSCEGGCIDGPLLKSPLSLYQRRKKIIEFSQQGTNSGKAKKTLEIPSLRREFNPHPILQPQPTEEELRKILTLTGKFTPQDELNCGACGYDTCREKAVAVYQGLAEAEMCIPYMRARAESFSSFLIAVTPNGIILVDENLRIVDMNPALRQIFDLKGRLMVGKTLDEFIDPSFFVEVLRTKKAISQEIHYPQHNNVYVKLSVFYLEKSGLLMGVFVDLTKQKDQEQMMEEIRGKTLEKAQQVITNQMLVAQEIASLLGETTAETKSLLSKLMKILRGENVEE is encoded by the coding sequence TTGAATATACTTTCAACAATTAAAACCAGTTGCCGAGACTGTTATAAATGTGTGCGTCATTGTCCCGTTAAAGCTATTCGCTTTAGTATGGGGCACGCCGAAATTATTGACGAACGTTGCATCAAGGATGGTCGGTGTGTTTTAGTTTGTCCCCAGCATGCCAAGGTTATAAGAAATGATGTAGAAGTAGTCAAAAATTACTTTGAGAATAAAGAATTTGTTATTGCCAGCTTAGCGCCTTCTTTTGTGCCAACTTTTCCAGATATTATGCCTGGTCAGCTATTTAATGCTTTAAAAGCTTTAGGATTTACTGTTGTTCGTGAAACAGCGGAAGCTGCGGAATTGGTTGCTTTGGAACATGCTCGATTAGTAAAAGAAGGAAACAAAGCAATTATTACCAGTTCCTGCCCAGCGATAAACGCTCTCATATATAAGTATTATCCTCAGCACATTTCTTACTTAGCTCCAATAGTTTCTCCAATGGTTGCCCATGCTCGACTTCTTAAAAAAGAATTTGAAGGTCAACACCCTCGGGTGGTTTTTATTGGACCTTGTATTGCTAAAAAAGCCGAGAGAGAGGAAAGCGAAATAATCGATGAAGTTGATGTCGCTTTAACTTTTGATGAATTGAAAGAGTGGCTCATTCAGGAGAATATCGATATCAATCAATTTCCCATAGAGAGCGAGGACCTCTCTTCGGTTCAATGGGCAAGGGCTTTCCCGGTTGAAGGAGGTTTGCTCAAAACCGGAGAATTTGATACCGGAATTCTGTCTCAGGAATCAGTTGTTATCACCGGAATCGAAAGATGTCAACGGTTTTTGGATGACTTTGAAAAAGAAAAAGAAGGTTTAAAAATGGTTGAAATGATGAGCTGTGAAGGGGGATGTATCGATGGACCTCTTCTCAAATCACCCCTTTCTCTTTATCAAAGAAGAAAAAAAATTATTGAGTTTTCCCAACAAGGTACAAATTCGGGTAAGGCAAAAAAAACACTCGAAATCCCATCACTCAGGCGCGAATTTAATCCCCATCCCATTCTTCAACCACAACCAACGGAAGAAGAACTGAGAAAGATATTAACCTTGACCGGTAAATTTACCCCTCAAGATGAGCTCAATTGTGGAGCGTGTGGTTACGATACCTGTCGAGAAAAGGCGGTTGCTGTTTATCAAGGCTTAGCCGAAGCTGAAATGTGTATTCCCTATATGAGAGCTCGTGCTGAATCTTTTTCGAGTTTTTTAATTGCGGTGACACCAAATGGAATCATTTTAGTTGATGAAAACCTGAGAATTGTTGACATGAATCCTGCCCTACGTCAGATCTTCGACCTTAAAGGACGTTTAATGGTTGGAAAGACGCTAGATGAGTTTATTGATCCTTCGTTTTTTGTTGAGGTCCTCAGAACTAAAAAAGCAATTAGTCAAGAAATCCATTATCCACAACATAATAATGTTTATGTAAAGCTTTCGGTTTTTTACCTGGAAAAGTCAGGACTTCTTATGGGGGTGTTTGTAGATTTAACCAAACAAAAAGACCAAGAACAAATGATGGAAGAAATCCGTGGAAAAACCTTAGAAAAAGCTCAACAGGTTATTACTAATCAGATGTTGGTTGCTCAAGAAATTGCTAGTCTTTTAGGTGAGACAACCGCTGAAACTAAATCCTTGCTCAGCAAGCTCATGAAAATTCTTCGAGGAGAAAATGTCGAGGAATGA
- a CDS encoding TrpB-like pyridoxal phosphate-dependent enzyme, whose product MEEANRIYLSDKEMPTIWYNIIPDLPRPLDPPLHPGTKEPVTLQDLEPIFPPSLIQQEVSNQRFIDIPGEVLDIYRLWRPSPLYRARRLEKALQTPARIYYKYEGDSPVGSHKPNTAVAQAYYNKKDGTKRLTTETGAGQWGSALSMACHYFNMECTVYMVKVSYQQKPYRRVLMQTWGANVFASPSDNTKAGKNILEKSPDSLGSLGIAISEAIEDAVTTPHSKYSLGSVLNHVLLHQTIIGEEAKLQLEKVGEKYPDIIIGCVGGGSNFGGLLFPFMRDKISGEKNFRAIAVEPKSCSSFLKGKYEYDLGDVAGMTPYLKMYTLGHDFIPPGIHAGGLRYHGMAPLLSLLYNSGLIEAQSYKQTDIFDASMVFMQSEAILPAPESAHAIKSAIEEAKKCKETGEEKVILFNLSGNGYLDLGAYDVYINEGLPEVNHDS is encoded by the coding sequence ATGGAAGAGGCAAACCGAATATACCTGAGCGATAAGGAGATGCCGACCATCTGGTATAATATCATTCCAGATTTACCGCGGCCTCTTGATCCACCGTTGCATCCAGGTACCAAAGAACCGGTTACTCTTCAAGATTTGGAACCAATTTTTCCACCGAGCCTCATACAACAAGAAGTCAGCAACCAGCGTTTTATTGATATCCCTGGTGAAGTGCTGGATATCTATCGCCTCTGGCGTCCCTCACCCTTGTATCGTGCTCGACGATTGGAAAAAGCTTTACAAACACCGGCTCGTATCTATTATAAATATGAAGGTGATAGCCCGGTTGGGAGTCACAAGCCAAATACTGCAGTTGCGCAGGCGTATTATAACAAAAAAGATGGGACCAAACGTTTGACAACTGAAACTGGTGCTGGACAGTGGGGTTCAGCTCTTTCTATGGCTTGCCATTATTTTAATATGGAATGCACGGTTTATATGGTAAAGGTGAGCTACCAACAGAAACCTTACCGACGGGTTTTAATGCAAACCTGGGGTGCCAATGTTTTTGCCAGCCCCAGTGACAATACCAAAGCTGGGAAAAACATTTTAGAGAAATCACCTGATTCGTTGGGAAGTTTGGGGATTGCCATTAGTGAAGCAATAGAAGATGCGGTAACGACCCCCCATTCCAAATATAGTCTGGGAAGTGTACTCAATCACGTGCTTTTACATCAAACTATAATTGGAGAAGAGGCGAAACTTCAACTGGAGAAGGTTGGAGAAAAATATCCAGATATTATTATTGGATGCGTAGGAGGAGGGAGTAATTTTGGCGGACTCCTTTTCCCTTTTATGCGGGATAAAATCAGTGGAGAGAAAAATTTCCGAGCAATAGCTGTCGAACCAAAATCGTGCTCATCCTTTCTAAAAGGAAAATATGAATACGACTTGGGTGATGTAGCTGGAATGACTCCCTATTTAAAAATGTACACCCTTGGTCATGATTTCATTCCACCGGGAATTCATGCCGGTGGATTACGATATCATGGGATGGCCCCCTTGTTGAGCTTATTATATAATTCCGGTTTAATCGAAGCTCAATCGTATAAGCAAACTGATATTTTTGATGCTTCTATGGTATTCATGCAATCGGAAGCAATTTTACCAGCTCCGGAAAGTGCACATGCAATAAAATCAGCCATAGAAGAAGCGAAGAAATGCAAAGAAACTGGAGAAGAGAAGGTTATCCTCTTTAATCTCAGTGGAAACGGGTATCTTGATTTAGGAGCCTATGATGTTTATATTAATGAGGGTCTCCCCGAGGTAAATCATGATTCGTAA
- a CDS encoding NADH-quinone oxidoreductase subunit NuoF, with protein MPFKTKEELENHIQELKREPVTAQILVCGGLGCLAKGADAVYKRFQELIEKNQLSATVKKTADNHQPSLKETGCMGLCEAGPLVRIEPKGILYLRVKPEDVDRIVEETLKNNQVVDDLVYQEETNQEIRKWPLMKDVPFYRKQMKIVLRNCGSIDPEELDDYLVHDGYLALAKVVTTMSPDDVIGEILKSGLRGRGGGGFPTGRKWQFARLSKADRKFIVCNGDEGDPGAFMDRSVMEGDPHTVIEGMAIAGYAFGAQEGYIYVRAEYPLAVKRLKKAIADAREAGLIGKNLFGTSFSFDLIIKEGAGAFVCGEETALLASIEGKRGMPNPRPPFPANKGLWGYPTVINNVETLANVPIIILKGADWFRSFGTVTSPGTKTFALSGKIRNTGLAEVPMGISLRELIFDVGGGVQDNGKFKAVQIGGPSGGCLTEQHLDLTVDYDSLCSAGAIMGSGGLVTMDENTCIVELARYFLHFTQNESCGKCVPCREGTKHMLNILQKIVEARAKGEDLDLLIETAEVVRDASLCGLGKTAPNPVLTTLRYFKDEYLDHVYNHVCVAHVCNAMKEYRIDPEKCRACGKCARVCPVKCISGRPKVPYIIDQEACIKCGSCFEACPFDAVLVEWRSKNHES; from the coding sequence ATGCCATTCAAGACTAAAGAAGAACTGGAAAATCACATTCAAGAATTAAAAAGGGAACCAGTTACCGCCCAGATTTTAGTCTGCGGTGGATTAGGATGCTTAGCCAAAGGAGCAGATGCGGTTTATAAAAGGTTTCAAGAATTGATTGAAAAAAACCAGCTCTCGGCTACAGTGAAAAAAACCGCTGATAATCACCAACCATCGCTTAAAGAGACCGGATGTATGGGATTGTGTGAAGCTGGCCCCTTGGTAAGGATTGAACCGAAGGGAATACTTTATCTGAGAGTAAAACCAGAAGATGTTGATCGAATAGTTGAGGAAACTTTGAAGAACAACCAAGTAGTTGATGACCTGGTATATCAGGAAGAAACCAACCAGGAAATCCGGAAATGGCCATTGATGAAAGACGTTCCCTTCTACCGGAAACAAATGAAAATTGTCCTCCGTAATTGTGGTTCAATCGATCCTGAAGAGCTTGATGATTATTTGGTTCATGACGGTTACTTGGCGTTAGCAAAAGTCGTTACGACCATGAGCCCCGACGATGTCATTGGAGAGATTTTAAAATCCGGGCTGCGGGGACGGGGAGGCGGAGGTTTCCCGACTGGGCGGAAATGGCAGTTTGCTCGTTTATCTAAGGCTGATCGGAAATTTATCGTGTGCAATGGTGATGAAGGAGATCCCGGTGCTTTTATGGACCGCAGTGTTATGGAAGGCGATCCTCATACCGTTATCGAAGGAATGGCTATTGCCGGTTACGCTTTTGGAGCTCAAGAAGGATATATTTATGTTCGGGCGGAGTATCCCTTAGCGGTAAAAAGATTGAAAAAAGCCATAGCCGATGCTCGAGAAGCTGGATTAATAGGGAAAAATCTTTTTGGGACTTCCTTTTCCTTTGACCTTATTATTAAAGAAGGTGCCGGTGCTTTTGTCTGTGGCGAAGAAACCGCTTTATTGGCTTCTATTGAAGGAAAACGGGGCATGCCCAACCCGAGGCCGCCTTTTCCTGCCAATAAAGGTCTTTGGGGATATCCTACTGTTATTAATAATGTTGAAACCTTGGCTAATGTTCCCATTATCATTTTAAAAGGAGCCGATTGGTTCCGTTCTTTTGGAACAGTCACCAGCCCTGGAACGAAAACTTTTGCCCTTTCCGGAAAAATCCGAAATACTGGATTAGCAGAAGTACCTATGGGTATCAGCCTCCGCGAGCTCATTTTTGATGTTGGAGGAGGCGTACAAGACAATGGAAAATTTAAAGCGGTTCAAATCGGAGGACCCTCAGGTGGATGTCTGACTGAGCAACATTTAGACCTCACTGTGGATTATGATTCGCTCTGTTCTGCCGGTGCCATTATGGGTTCTGGTGGGTTGGTCACCATGGATGAAAATACCTGTATTGTTGAGTTAGCACGTTATTTCCTTCATTTTACTCAAAATGAATCCTGTGGAAAGTGTGTTCCCTGTCGAGAAGGGACCAAGCATATGTTAAATATACTTCAGAAAATAGTTGAAGCTCGTGCCAAGGGTGAAGATCTGGATTTACTGATTGAAACAGCTGAAGTCGTGCGCGATGCGTCACTCTGTGGCTTGGGAAAGACTGCTCCTAATCCGGTCCTGACCACTCTCCGCTATTTTAAAGACGAATATCTCGATCATGTGTATAATCATGTTTGCGTTGCCCATGTTTGCAATGCTATGAAAGAATACCGGATCGATCCGGAAAAATGCCGGGCATGTGGAAAATGTGCCCGAGTATGTCCGGTCAAGTGTATTTCCGGACGACCGAAAGTCCCGTATATAATCGATCAAGAAGCCTGTATTAAGTGCGGTTCATGCTTCGAAGCTTGCCCCTTTGATGCGGTATTGGTTGAATGGAGGTCAAAGAACCATGAGTCATGA
- a CDS encoding MBL fold metallo-hydrolase: MKIQWFGHSFFMVTSQGGQKIVFDPFDQSVGYPLPQVSANTVCVSHSHYDHNNVQIIGGNPEIIQKAGIYVRDGFKIQGFQTYHDHKKGKERGENVVYRLEIDGLSLIHAGDMGMLPSLEVVESWKPLDILLVPVGGIYTINGHEAQTLVENLKPRVVIPMHYRTPLLKFELQPVENFTYRFFEVKTLLKTQIEINRESLPEPTEIWIFPIPK; this comes from the coding sequence ATGAAAATTCAATGGTTTGGTCATTCTTTTTTTATGGTCACATCCCAAGGTGGGCAAAAAATAGTGTTTGACCCTTTTGATCAAAGTGTTGGTTACCCACTTCCTCAGGTATCGGCAAATACCGTTTGTGTCAGCCACTCCCATTATGATCACAATAATGTTCAAATTATTGGAGGTAATCCAGAAATTATTCAAAAAGCGGGTATATACGTTCGTGATGGTTTTAAAATACAAGGCTTTCAAACCTATCATGATCATAAAAAGGGGAAAGAGAGAGGCGAAAACGTTGTATATCGGCTGGAAATAGATGGTTTATCATTAATACATGCTGGTGACATGGGCATGTTGCCGAGTTTGGAGGTTGTTGAATCGTGGAAACCACTGGATATTCTCTTGGTTCCAGTTGGAGGAATCTACACGATTAATGGACATGAAGCTCAAACCCTGGTAGAAAATTTAAAACCAAGAGTGGTTATTCCCATGCATTATCGGACCCCTTTGCTCAAATTCGAACTGCAACCGGTTGAAAATTTTACCTATCGTTTTTTTGAAGTAAAAACACTTTTGAAAACCCAGATCGAAATTAATCGAGAAAGTCTTCCTGAACCAACTGAGATTTGGATATTTCCAATACCAAAATAA
- a CDS encoding B12-binding domain-containing radical SAM protein, whose amino-acid sequence MNKNILLVNPWIYDFTAYDLWMKPLGLLYLASHLKNSGYRVSLLDCMDRYHPFMPPPDHPGPKRLRSMGCGGYYRENIPKPIQFFSIPRYWSRFGIPWERVKQQLKEMKPPEWVFITGTMTYWYPGQIAFLKCVRQIWNNTRVIIGGWYPTLCLEHARQWGFDRIVEGVDPLQVIKQLCSDFKELSSIENYQHFFSVKPAFDLYKKLNYTIVLTSIGCPFRCTYCASGRYFPEFWRRPWKQVLDEIIYDYQNYGVQDLAFYDDALLYRAEESFLPLLRALQKERLPLRFHLPNSIHARYVTPEIAKLMRKCNFKTIRISLEFSDASSQKNTGNKVDNSIFEKAIQSFIQAGYAPEELEVYLLFGLPGLKEKDYEFSIEYVTDLGLRPRLSLFSPLPGTPDFERVNTLQIKDEPLLQNKIAYLYLSEQNELYEALQRKISKYTFFHKCDK is encoded by the coding sequence ATGAATAAAAACATCCTTTTAGTCAATCCTTGGATTTATGATTTTACCGCTTATGACCTATGGATGAAACCATTGGGATTGCTTTATCTGGCATCCCATTTGAAGAACTCTGGTTATAGGGTGTCCCTCCTTGATTGTATGGATCGTTATCATCCTTTCATGCCTCCACCTGACCATCCAGGACCGAAGCGGCTCAGGAGCATGGGTTGTGGTGGATATTATCGGGAAAATATTCCTAAACCAATTCAATTTTTTTCGATTCCTCGTTATTGGTCACGGTTTGGAATCCCTTGGGAAAGAGTTAAGCAACAGCTCAAGGAAATGAAACCCCCAGAATGGGTTTTTATCACTGGTACCATGACCTATTGGTATCCCGGACAAATTGCTTTTTTAAAGTGTGTTCGTCAAATATGGAATAATACTCGAGTTATTATTGGTGGTTGGTATCCTACCCTCTGCTTGGAACATGCTCGTCAATGGGGATTCGACCGGATTGTTGAAGGTGTCGATCCATTGCAGGTTATCAAACAACTTTGCTCAGATTTTAAGGAATTATCTTCAATTGAAAATTATCAGCATTTTTTTTCGGTGAAGCCAGCTTTTGATCTTTATAAAAAACTGAATTATACGATTGTTTTGACTTCTATCGGTTGTCCATTTCGCTGCACCTATTGTGCTTCAGGGAGGTACTTTCCAGAATTTTGGCGGCGACCCTGGAAGCAGGTCCTCGATGAAATTATTTACGATTACCAGAATTATGGGGTTCAAGACCTAGCTTTTTATGATGATGCATTGCTTTATCGAGCCGAAGAAAGCTTTCTACCCCTTCTTCGAGCATTGCAGAAAGAACGACTTCCCCTTCGTTTTCATCTCCCCAATTCCATCCATGCCCGGTATGTAACTCCTGAAATTGCTAAACTCATGAGAAAATGTAATTTTAAAACCATTCGAATCAGCCTTGAATTTTCCGATGCCAGCAGCCAAAAAAACACTGGAAATAAGGTAGATAACTCCATTTTTGAGAAAGCCATTCAATCTTTTATTCAAGCCGGTTATGCTCCTGAAGAACTGGAAGTCTATCTTCTTTTTGGACTCCCTGGGTTGAAGGAGAAGGACTATGAGTTTTCGATTGAATATGTTACTGATTTAGGTTTAAGACCTCGTCTGTCCCTATTCTCACCACTTCCTGGTACACCCGATTTCGAGCGGGTAAATACGCTTCAAATCAAAGATGAACCGTTGTTACAAAATAAAATAGCCTATCTTTATCTATCTGAACAAAATGAATTGTATGAGGCGTTGCAAAGGAAAATATCTAAATATACTTTTTTCCATAAATGTGACAAATAA
- the nuoE gene encoding NADH-quinone oxidoreductase subunit NuoE, whose product MENQELTLSRQFEKVNAILEKHDRNESHLISILQEIQADYRYLPEEILTYVATALGVSPAYVYGVATFYAQFSLKPKGKHMIRVCDGTACHVKGSINVLKTVKEQLGLKENEETTPDLLFTVETVACIGACALAPAMMIDEEVYGMLNEEKTREIIEGLIEENKGGMVHAIQD is encoded by the coding sequence ATGGAGAATCAAGAATTGACCTTAAGTCGTCAGTTCGAAAAAGTAAATGCTATTCTAGAAAAACACGATAGAAATGAATCACATTTAATTTCTATCCTTCAGGAAATTCAAGCCGATTATCGGTATCTTCCTGAAGAAATATTGACTTATGTAGCAACTGCCCTGGGAGTGTCTCCAGCTTATGTATACGGAGTTGCTACCTTCTATGCTCAATTTTCTTTAAAACCGAAAGGGAAGCATATGATACGGGTATGTGATGGGACTGCATGCCATGTAAAAGGATCAATCAATGTTTTAAAAACTGTCAAAGAACAATTAGGATTAAAAGAAAACGAAGAAACAACTCCCGACCTTCTTTTTACAGTTGAAACCGTCGCCTGTATCGGAGCTTGTGCTCTCGCACCGGCTATGATGATCGATGAAGAGGTTTACGGGATGTTAAACGAAGAAAAGACTCGCGAAATTATTGAAGGATTGATCGAAGAAAACAAGGGAGGAATGGTCCATGCCATTCAAGACTAA
- a CDS encoding (2Fe-2S) ferredoxin domain-containing protein, whose amino-acid sequence MVTIAICVGSSCHLKGAYDIIHQCEETISKLGLRDQVELKGTFCLGKCSQEGVTIVIDDEIETGVTPDNFQRIFKEKVMVKVKED is encoded by the coding sequence ATGGTAACAATTGCTATATGTGTAGGAAGTTCGTGCCATTTAAAGGGAGCTTATGATATTATTCACCAATGTGAAGAAACCATAAGCAAACTTGGTTTACGGGATCAGGTTGAGTTAAAGGGCACGTTTTGTTTAGGGAAATGCAGTCAAGAGGGGGTAACCATAGTCATAGACGATGAAATTGAAACCGGTGTTACTCCCGACAATTTTCAACGTATTTTTAAAGAAAAGGTCATGGTAAAGGTTAAGGAGGATTAG
- a CDS encoding SpoIIE family protein phosphatase, with translation MNEIFVEVAQAQISKWGEELCGDSVRIEKDDLSTIVSLSDGLGSGVKASILSTLTTRIIVSMLQRNSPLDEVVETLAETLPVCKVRKIAYSTFSVIQVFQNGEAYIAEFDSPPIFWIRSGRVMHIERKERKIGNRVIHESNMKLQKNDWLVVVSDGVVHAGIGGIWNLGWRWDKIASFLESSVNEHIDADSLSRKVIETTESLYKGMPGDDATCVVAKIRLPRKIILWAGPPEDPKTDQLITQKFLSFPGKKVLSGGTTGNIVSRYLGKPIDVDLNSMKEDIPPVGILEGVDLLTEGILTLASVRRHLKQGARDIDVLYKQDGASRLLHLLLESDEILIYTGMAINPAHQNPKLSGELSLKARILEEITEELVKLGKEVNLEYF, from the coding sequence ATGAACGAGATATTTGTTGAAGTCGCTCAAGCTCAGATATCAAAATGGGGCGAAGAATTATGTGGGGATAGTGTTCGCATCGAGAAAGACGATCTTTCCACTATTGTTTCCCTCTCTGATGGGTTAGGGAGCGGAGTTAAAGCTAGCATTCTATCGACACTGACTACACGAATTATTGTTTCCATGCTTCAACGGAATTCACCCTTAGACGAAGTAGTGGAAACATTAGCCGAAACTTTACCGGTGTGCAAGGTGAGAAAAATTGCTTATTCTACTTTTTCAGTCATCCAGGTTTTTCAAAACGGCGAAGCCTATATCGCTGAATTTGATAGCCCACCAATCTTCTGGATTCGAAGCGGGCGAGTGATGCATATCGAACGGAAGGAAAGAAAAATTGGGAATCGGGTTATTCACGAATCAAACATGAAACTTCAAAAAAATGACTGGTTAGTGGTGGTTAGCGACGGAGTAGTGCACGCCGGTATCGGTGGGATCTGGAACTTAGGCTGGAGATGGGATAAAATTGCCTCTTTTCTTGAAAGCAGTGTGAACGAACACATCGATGCCGATTCTTTGTCAAGAAAAGTGATCGAAACGACAGAGAGTCTCTATAAAGGAATGCCCGGAGACGATGCGACCTGTGTAGTAGCAAAAATTCGTCTCCCCAGAAAAATAATTTTATGGGCAGGCCCTCCAGAAGATCCAAAAACTGACCAGCTGATTACCCAAAAATTTCTTTCCTTTCCCGGGAAAAAAGTACTTTCTGGCGGAACAACCGGAAATATCGTCTCCCGTTATTTAGGGAAGCCAATAGATGTGGATTTAAATTCCATGAAAGAAGATATCCCTCCAGTAGGCATATTAGAAGGAGTAGACCTCCTCACCGAGGGAATTTTAACTTTAGCCAGCGTTCGCCGCCATCTTAAACAAGGTGCAAGGGATATCGATGTTCTCTATAAACAGGACGGCGCCAGCCGATTATTGCATTTATTATTAGAATCAGATGAGATTCTTATCTATACTGGAATGGCTATTAATCCAGCTCATCAGAATCCAAAGCTATCAGGAGAGCTGTCATTAAAAGCTCGAATTTTAGAAGAGATAACTGAGGAGTTGGTAAAATTAGGAAAAGAGGTTAATTTGGAGTATTTTTAA